Proteins from a genomic interval of Lolium perenne isolate Kyuss_39 chromosome 1, Kyuss_2.0, whole genome shotgun sequence:
- the LOC127327426 gene encoding membrane protein PM19L-like, with product MAGVGRNMVAPLLVLNLIMYLIVIGFASWNLNHFINGTTNYPGVAGNGATFYFLVFAILAGVVGAASKLAGVHHVRAWHGGSLANTAASALVAWAITALAFGLACKEIHIGGYRGWRLRVLEAFVIILMFTQLLYVMMLHMGLFGNQFGGGSGGYGAGDHGYGAGDHHNKGMGTGAAATRV from the coding sequence ATGGCGGGCGTGGGGCGGAACATGGTGGCGCCACTGCTGGTCCTGAACCTGATCATGTACCTCATCGTCATCGGATTCGCGAGCTGGAACCTGAACCACTTCATCAACGGCACCACCAATTACCCGGGGGTCGCCGGCAACGGCGCCACCTTCTACTTCCTCGTCTTCGCCATCCTGGCCGGTGTAGTGGGCGCCGCCTCCAAGCTCGCCGGCGTGCACCACGTGCGCGCCTGGCACGGGGGCAGCCTCGCCAACACCGCCGCGTCGGCGCTGGTGGCCTGGGCCATCACGGCGCTGGCCTTCGGCCTGGCGTGCAAGGAGATCCACATCGGCGGGTACCGCGGGTGGCGGCTGCGCGTGCTGGAGGCGTTCGTGATTATCTTGATGTTTACCCAGCTGCTGTACGTGATGATGCTGCATATGGGCTTGTTCGGGAACCAGTTCGGCGGTGGTTCCGGCGGGTATGGCGCCGGAGACCACGGGTATGGCGCCGGCGACCACCATAACAAGGGCATGGGCACCGGCGCCGCCGCCACGAGGGTCTGA